The genomic segment ttctaaaacaaaagatattGGTTTTCAGAGACTAGTGATGCATTATGAAGAATTGTGCTTATACACACCTGTCTTTTTTGTGTGTAACAAGAGTTTGAGTCAGAGACAGATTACCAGACCAGAAGCTTATAAAAGATTGATTTCAATAGCAAAAATTAGTCTAATCCATAGCCACCAGCAATTCCATGTACAAGTTCCTGTTTATGGTAATTTCGCTTGACCAGCTAGAACTTAGacccttatttatattttatagatgagtCAAACTTAGGTTTAGTTTCAATTAAGCAACTTGCCCAAATACCTAATATGTAAAGTTGCAGAGTTGGCTTTCTGAGATGGGAAAAACTTGATTTGCCTGCATTAAACTGGGCCATTTAACCACATCGTTTAACTATGACTAGgcttaatatctttttaaataaatggtcCAAATATTTGTTATAGCCCCTGTATCAGAACAGAGAAATTTGAACAATAACTTTGGGTATTGGATCTAGCTCTGTGATCCTGTGTCCAACAAGAACAAAAGGCATGAATAGTTtgaagcatttaaaatgtaaatttcataAGTTTGAGAGTGTTAACCGCTAGAGGGATAGTTTTTATAATCCAATTTAAGATAAGGAAGAagagctaggtatggtggcatatgcctgcaattctagcacttgagaggtagaggccagTTGATCATAAATTGAAGGTTTATCTTCAACCACATACCAAGTTTAAAATgagcctagactacatgagaccttgcctcaaaagacccacaaaccaaccaaccaactagccaACCAAACATTAAGCAAAAGGACGAATGTTAATTGGAATGTGTAGAATTTATGATTATTATCTGTGTATGTCATTTAGGACAGAGTGGGTGACACAAGGTAAGGAGGATAGGAATattgtggctcacagctatctacaGAACGTCTTCATCCAAGTGCTGTCCTAAGTAGCTGAAAAGTCAGCACGTGGCAAACTGCCCACAGTGCCactcctccttctcatcctttCCTTTAAAACTTGTTCTTCCACCTGAATTCTTTGTCTCAGGTGGCAGCACTAATAATGGACCCAGGAGCAGAAGCCTGGAACTAAACATAGCTCTTCCCCTCTTCGTCATCCTCTGTAGCTAGCTGGCCACTAACTCCTGTGGACTCCATTTTCTTAATCCCTCTTGAATGGCTTTTCACATGACTCAGGAACCCTTAATATCTGAGAGCTCCATGTGAAGTGTTAGAAAAATCATTATCCCTACCTTTCTTAAACTCCTTCCATGCTCTCCCTTTTCCCAGTGCAAAACATGAATAATACAGAGCCCTTGTAGGTGCAGGCCCCCCAATGTTCTGTAACTTCATCTCTCATTATCCTCAACCCCATTTCAGAACTGTGATCAAGTTGTTTTAGAATCTGCAGTGCCTAGTCCAGTTCTAGACAGATAGAAGGCACATAGCTAAATGCTTGCTGAGTGACGAAAAAAGAAAGAGTGCAGCATCGGATAGCACAGATGCAAAATGGTCTTACGCTGAGGAGAAACAGACAAATCCAAAACCTCCCAGCAAGTTTGGGTTGCCTATAGATGAATACATGGAAAACTGCCTCACAAAAGAATAGAGAATGTAGTATTGatggaatgttttaaaatttattttctaaaaaggGCTCTGTTTTCATTTAAGACTGCTTTTAAAACATAAGCTATGTTTCTACTCAAGAGTTTGCTTACACTTGGCTGTTTTAATAAAGGCATATTTTAAGATACAACGAGGAAATGCATGGTTATAAATCCggggaagaggcagacagaagagaCACTATTGGAATCTTAATGGACTCCTGGCTACATGGCCCTTGCAGCTGAAGTGCTCTACTCCCATCTGGTGGTCCAATTAGAAAACtgtctccccccaaaaaacccttTTAAAAGACTAAAGTAAATAGACTAAATACATGTATCTTCTGTTACCTTGTGACATAAAAGTGAGAAAGTGACTGCAGTGGTCACAGACTGCCATTTTCTTGCAGAAATCTTAATCTTTGCCATTGCCTTACAGTCAAACCTTCCAAGCCCTCTTGTACCATCCAAGGAAGACCAGAAGCAGGCCATCCTATTTCCTTGTCTTGCCTTTCTGCCTTTGGAACACCATCTCCTTTGTATTACTGGTATAAGATTGAGGGAAACAGCATTGTGCCAGTAAAAGAAAGCTTCAGTGAGTATTACCTTTCAGAATTTCTGGGTTGACCTGGAGTTTGGGTTGCCTAACAGTAATGTGCTGTCGAATGCTCATCTGAACTGCTCGAACATTTCTTCCCTTGATGtcactatgtgtatgtgtgtctgtgtgtgtgtgtgtgtgtgtgtatgtgtgtatgtggggaggaggtgtgctTAAAATGATGCCTGTCTCCTAACATGATGATTGTGGCATGTCTACCTCAGATTGACTATCTCAGATGAATTCTGAACTCTGGGAAATAGACATGCAACAATGGAGAGGATCTGTGTTGTAGGGCTACTTTTAGTGTATCTCAAGAGACCTAGTTGGATCCTATCCATCGGGAGAGACCACCATAAGAAAGTAGGTTGGAATTAAGCAATGTAAACTGAGATGACAAGAGATCTTAAACATCTGTTTCCTGGTTTTGACAGACTCAGCCACTGGAGTTTTTGTTATTGGAAATCTAACAAATTTCGAACAAGGTTATTACCGGTGTATTGCCATCAACAGTCTTGGCAATAGTTCCTGTGAAATTGACTTAACATCGTCATGTGAGTTAACCATATGGTTTTCATAATTTATCCTTGAGTCAGTTGAGCACATTTACTAGGATCTCTCTTTAGTCCTTCGTGCCTCTCTGGAGATTTCTGTGCTTTCATGGTAAGTTGATATGATGAATGGCCATCTCAGTCTCTAATAGCTACATAATATATTCACTAAATCCGTCACTAAGTAGTTTACTTAAGCATCACACAATCGTTAGAAAGTAGACATTCATGtttgataaataaaaacagtGGTGTTATTAACATCCTAGGATGCTCTTTCTAACATAGCTTTTTGGCTGTCTTTGTCAAATTTACAGCTTACAGACTTCCTGCTTAAGATCAGGCACTAGAAAACTCAGGGAAATACTTGAAGATAAGGCACAAGGAGGACTTTCTGACAAGGATGTCGGTAGCCCAGGAAATAATAGGAAGAACAGATACATGAACTTGCTCTTGTATGAAATTTAAAAGCTTTTGTACAGCATAGAAAAGAACGAACTGAAAGAAGATGCAGCCTagagaatagaaagaaatgttGTCCAGCCATTTAGCCCACAGAGAATTGATACCcagaatatatgaagaacttaaaaaaaaatccagggatAATCCAACCAATAAACAGGTAGATGTTTTGTACAGACAGGTCTCAGAAAAATTACAACTAGGCAACACGTATATGAAAAAATGTTCAGTGTTTTTTGCCATCAGAAAATGCACATCAGAATTCTGGTGAGCTTCTGTTTCACCccagttttattatatatatgtatatatatgtatatatacgtgtatatatatgtatatatatatgacatccctcatatatatataatatatatatatattatatatatatgagactaTCATCAAGAAATCCAACAACAAATTTGAGCAAGGTTATGGAGGAAAAGGAACTGCTTCCCATACTGCTGGTGGGCACATGAAGTAGAGCAACCACAATGGAAATTGGTATAGAGgatcctcaacaacaacaacagagctACTGCATGATCCAGTTGTAACACTTCTGTGTCTTCACTAAAAGAACTCAAGGCAGCACAGCACAGAGAGAGCTGTATAGCCCTGTTGAGTTCAGTCTTACTTCAGCCAGGTTACACACTCACAGGTTACCATCACCTGATGAGTGCATAGAGTTTTCTTCAGCCACAAAGAACAATAGCATTATGTTGTTTTCAGGGAAATGAAAGTGAGAATTACCACATTGAATGAAATAAGCCATATTCAGAAAGACAAAGGTCACAAGCTTTCTTTCATAGGCATAATTGgagttttaaaaagacatgagAGTAGAAGGGAGCTGttagggaagagaaaagggtccggtgggaggaagatggaagaggaaCTGGAGAAAGTAGCTGGGGTGAGAAGATGATCAAACATACATGGGAAGTTTCATCTGGGAAGACGTAATTATACCCATAACTTTATTTGATTTCTATGTcctgataaaaaataaatctaaaagtttaAAGACAGtatctatttataataataagtaatcaCATCTATAGTCAAAATAACCTAATGTTTACTGTTAGTAATATTAGTATTAAATTACATCCCAGATCCTTAACCAGGTGCTACATGAGCAATATCTCTCTCATCATCCCTACCACTCTATTTATGGAAGCCGAATAAATACATGATTAGTCTTATTTTTCCTGAAGGGTACACTGAACCTTAGAGAGGTAAATGACTTACCAGGTTCATCCAGTTACTAACTTGCACAGCTGGTTTGCCTCTAAATCTCTTCCTCTTGAAAGGCACATATTTACTCTCTGCGATCCACACTTAAGAGCCCTGGTACTGACAGATTAAGCCAAACTCTGGAACAAACCCTTCTAAGGGATGTCATAGATGTCAAACCTCTTCAGGATCCCCTGATAACTCTCAGAGATTTGTTATCTGTCCTCCATTCTCCTATCACTTTCAGCTCTTTCCTGTGACCATCTCCATTGTCTTGCGGTACTTTTCACTCAACTTGTTGTCTGCCCTTCTACAGCCAGAGTCACGTTGCAGATGTTCGGCCACTTAAGATTATTTCTCCAGTCTTCTTTCCAGTGACCTCCAGCATTTCcctggcttttcttccttctttccttccttccttttttccttccttccttccttccttccttccttccttccttccttccttccttccttctttcctctcctcttgcctcctttcctttctctgcctacCTATCCTATTTTTCCTTCTAAGTCACCTATTAGATATCCACTATGGATGGTCATAATTGATGAAGAGACcaaggttaagaaaaaaaaatacatctttcacTCAAAGAGCTCATCATTCAGCTAGAGGACCAAACAAAGACTGTATGTACTAAATGCTATGGTGTAAGTCTACACAGAGTATATAGAACACCAAAAAAGGAACACTTATGGTTACAGATCTGGAGCAGCTGTGCTGGCCAGTTACCATTTGAGCTGGCACTTGAAGGTACTAACAAAGGCTCTTGTTTCTGTAAAAGGAgggagatattttaaaatgttgtccaACAAAGAATCATAGTATGGGTGTTTCTGAGTTGTGAACAGtatttaattttcagaaattgaatatttaattaaaattgtgCTGTAATTGTATTAGGAGAATGTAGTGGGAGATGAAGAGAGCTTAGAAATTCAGAAGGGAATAATGAACGTTGGAAAAAGGCAAGCCATCTAAGAGCAAGTATAATAGAAATATAGAGGCAAGAGCAGCTTTGGAAAATGCCAAGAGTGGTTAGAGTAGGTCAAGAGAATGCTGTTTTGTTAAAAGTTTAgagtcatttaatttttaaaattatttatgtgtgttccttttgttttatttttattgtcttataCTTTCACctatttatataatgaattttcaCACCCCTGAGCCCCTCTCTCACCGCCTCTCTCCCAGTATAACTCATTTTCCCAAGCAGTCCCTCTTCTCCTTTGATGTCTTCTTTATGTGTATGGCCtactgagtttaattagagtGTCTTGCCCAAGCATTGGTAAAAAGATGATTTACTTGAGCAATGCCAGTTTATCAGTGGGTACACTACTGAAGTCAAATGACATTCCCTCCTCCAACAACTGCTGATTGTTAGTAGTCGTGAAGGGAGGGGTGGAGCCTCATGGGCCTTTCGTTCATCCTTGATGGAATGTAAAGGGCTCAATCTTGTTTGATTATTGTGCAGATAACCACAGCTGCAGGGAGTTCATGAGTGCAGTAGCTATGTCAGATCTAGAAGACATCTCTTTGCTCCCCAATGCCCCATCCTGTCTCTTAACGCTCTTCTCATCCCCTCTTCTGCAgtattctctgagccttggtgacATAGCTGTTCCATTTAGAGTTTCTGAGACAGGTCTTTCTAtgtgtatagcccaggctgggttCAGACTCAGGATTTTTCTACCTCTCAgcctttgaagtgctgggatcacaagcatgctCTGTCTGCTGTGCCTGATTACATGGATTCCTTTACTTATGAGAAGTTGAAGGACTTTTAATGCAAACTTCATtccttatttcaaaatataaagtgttTCCCCTTGTTTAAGAGGAAATAGATGGGGATGGACTGGTCTGTGACCCAGACATGTTCTGTCAGGGACAACACTTCTGGGCTTGAAGGTCTGGTGCTCAGCTGGATTGTCTCCTACTCATGGAATTTTTCCATAGACTGATGTAATAACCCAGATGCCTGTTAATCCAGATGGCATATCCTTTCCCAGTGACTAGAATGCAGGGAGCTCCTTCATGAGCAAGGAGTTTATAGAGAAGCTTTTTAAGGGAAGTTTTTAGATTTCACTTAGCCTGAAAAAGCTGATTAAATGTTCTTTCCTGTAACAGACCATGTTTCTGGTTACCAGATTGCCATGACATGTCTCTGGTCACATAAATGCACACTGGAAACTTTGTTCCCTACAtactgctttaaaaacaaacctgccaggcggtggtggcgcacacctttaatcccagcatgtgggaggcagaggcaggtggattcctacgttcgaggccagcctggtctacagagtgagttctacacagagaaaccctgtctcgaaaacaaacaaacaaacaaacaaacaaacaaaaaacctgcctACCAAATGGGCATGTTTTTCTTACCTTGTATACATGTCAACATGAAGCTACACAGCCACTTCTTCATCACTAGTAGCAGAATTCTGGGGGCTTCTTTTCCCTTGACCTTTGCCTGCCACTTTCTTGCTCTGTGAATCTTCCTGGTAGTTTTTACCAGTCTCAAACGCATGCATGTGAGAAGGAGGTATGTTCTGAGTTCCCAACTATCTATCCGTGCTCTCCAGATCCAGAAGTCGGGATCATCATCGGAGCCTTGGTCGGTGCCCTAACAGGAGCTGCTGTCATCATCTGTGTGGTGTACTTTGCCTGGAACAAAGTTAAATCCAAGCAGAAGAACTTAAATTCCAGCACAGAACTTGAGTAAGCCCCTTTTGAATTCCAGCCATATCCCCATTGTTGTCTTAACCTGAATGCAAGCATTCCTGAGAAGTTGCTTCCACTAACTTGCCCCTAAGTGCCCCATTCAGCATGACCCATCAAGGTTAACTCTCCTCGTGTTCTCACTGTTTTTACCCAAAGCACAATGGTGCCTGTTTACTGAGCCCCGTGTGCTGGACTCTGTTCTAAGAACGGATATCAACTAATTTACTCATCACAAAAAGTCTTTCTAGGTCGGAGACCATGTTTTAGGATCTAATattaacatgtttatttttatactgaCACAATCATAAACACAATTGTGTTTATGatacaagagacagagaaaccctgtctaatgTAACAAGAGACTTAGAAAAGCAAAAGTACATAGGGCTCAGGGAAGTCAGAATTTGGTTGGCCTATAGCCTGTGCTAATACGTACACTGCTATTCATTCTACAGTGTGGGTGATGCTCATTCACttgctctcccttccctcttccttttaaactcatttttaattgtgtgagattataattacaacatttcctcttccctttcttctttccaaaacCTCTCATATATGTTTCTCTGCTTTTTTAAATTCACGGCCTCTTTTTtcaattacaattatgaagtagaaactaaaataatttcatggtttcaGGTCACCACAAAATGATGAACTATATTAAAAGTGTCGAAGTATTacgaaggttgagaaccaatggcCTAGGGTCTATTCGATACTAAAGCTATAGTGTAGGGCTTCATGTGAAATTTCCAAGTGCGAATCTTCCCTAATGTTTTTTCTGGTGATTCTTTCTTCTAGGCCAATGACAAAGTTACCCAATTCCCAACAAAATGAGGCAATTCCAGCAGAAGGCATCCAGCTAGAAGGAACTATGCCATCTTCCATCCATGCTGGCCACAACAACGAACCTACTATTACTGCAGCCTTGGAGTCAGAATATGAGCCTAATCCTCCGCTGGAAACTGCCACACagcctgaccctgaccctgacccagAGGATTCAGTGCCAGTGCCAGCGCCTGAggcagagattcatctgcctcagCCAGAGCTGGacccagagacagagatagaacctgagcctgagcctgagcctgagcctgagcctgaacATGAGCTTGAGCCTGATCCCCAGTCTGGAGTAATAGTTGAGCCTATGCATGAGGAGGGAAAGAATACAGTTAAGGCATAAATAGGCATGGCATTAAGTATGGCAATTCCCACTAAAGAGCCCATTCCTGGCTTTTAAAATTCAGTGGACTTAACCAGCCCCTAGTTTGTCCATCCATCATGGACAACCCTTATCTAACAACATGTTCATTCCAACCATTAatccaaaataaagaaatcaaggcaACTACTAAAGAAATGCCGTGGTTTCTTCCTTTTTAGTATAGGTTACTTAAAACTGTACTAAAATGTAACATAACAAATGACAAGGCCAAAACAAGTGGTTCAATTTTAATTTACTTGGAAGAGTATTTACAAAcgtatattctgtattttatagttattttttgtTATGGATCAATGTACATATCATAAGATAGGGTTAATTTGAttgaatattaattttatgattggttttctattctgttcattttcttttttatttaccaCTGAGAAAAAGTTGGCACCATTAACctataaattagaaaaaataactTCCCCCCAACTAAGGTATGCATCAATTGGtacatac from the Mastomys coucha isolate ucsf_1 chromosome X, UCSF_Mcou_1, whole genome shotgun sequence genome contains:
- the Vsig1 gene encoding V-set and immunoglobulin domain-containing protein 1 isoform X2; the protein is MKVFAFWKVFLILNCLAGQVSMVQVTIPDSFVNVTVGSNITLLCLYTTTEKSLDKLSVQWSFFHNKEMEPISIYYSEGGQASGIGQFKDRIIGATKPDNASITILHMQPADSGIYICDVNNPPDFVGKNQGILDVTVLVKPSKPSCTIQGRPEAGHPISLSCLSAFGTPSPLYYWYKIEGNSIVPVKESFNSATGVFVIGNLTNFEQGYYRCIAINSLGNSSCEIDLTSSYPEVGIIIGALVGALTGAAVIICVVYFAWNKVKSKQKNLNSSTELEPMTKLPNSQQNEAIPAEGIQLEGTMPSSIHAGHNNEPTITAALESEYEPNPPLETATQPDPDPDPEDSVPVPAPEAEIHLPQPELDPETEIEPEPEPEPEPEPEHELEPDPQSGVIVEPMHEEGKNTVKA
- the Vsig1 gene encoding V-set and immunoglobulin domain-containing protein 1 isoform X1 — encoded protein: MKVFAFWKVFLILNCLAGQVSMVQVTIPDSFVNVTVGSNITLLCLYTTTEKSLDKLSVQWSFFHNKEMEPISHGSHSKTEGMEEKAVSQCLKMMHARDARGRCSWTSQIYYSEGGQASGIGQFKDRIIGATKPDNASITILHMQPADSGIYICDVNNPPDFVGKNQGILDVTVLVKPSKPSCTIQGRPEAGHPISLSCLSAFGTPSPLYYWYKIEGNSIVPVKESFNSATGVFVIGNLTNFEQGYYRCIAINSLGNSSCEIDLTSSYPEVGIIIGALVGALTGAAVIICVVYFAWNKVKSKQKNLNSSTELEPMTKLPNSQQNEAIPAEGIQLEGTMPSSIHAGHNNEPTITAALESEYEPNPPLETATQPDPDPDPEDSVPVPAPEAEIHLPQPELDPETEIEPEPEPEPEPEPEHELEPDPQSGVIVEPMHEEGKNTVKA
- the Vsig1 gene encoding V-set and immunoglobulin domain-containing protein 1 isoform X3; the encoded protein is MQPADSGIYICDVNNPPDFVGKNQGILDVTVLVKPSKPSCTIQGRPEAGHPISLSCLSAFGTPSPLYYWYKIEGNSIVPVKESFNSATGVFVIGNLTNFEQGYYRCIAINSLGNSSCEIDLTSSYPEVGIIIGALVGALTGAAVIICVVYFAWNKVKSKQKNLNSSTELEPMTKLPNSQQNEAIPAEGIQLEGTMPSSIHAGHNNEPTITAALESEYEPNPPLETATQPDPDPDPEDSVPVPAPEAEIHLPQPELDPETEIEPEPEPEPEPEPEHELEPDPQSGVIVEPMHEEGKNTVKA